The sequence AAGGAGCTCAGTGGTGCACCGCGCGTCCTGCATCTGCTGCTGACGGCCACCACATTAATTGCTTCGTGGGCACTGCTTCCCACCTCGTTTGCCATGCACTACGCTCACCACCACTACCTGCACCAGACGAAAGAGGTCACACCGATGATCTTCCCGGAAAAACCTGACGAACCAGGATACTGGGACTTTCTTTATTTCTCCTTCACCATCGCCGTTGCTGCACAGACTGCCGATGTGGCAACCGGTTCTACCTATATGCGCCAGATTGCCCTGCTCCAGTCAGTGATCTCATTTGTGTTTAATCTGGCGATTCTGGGGCTGTCAGTAAACGTCGGGGCTGGTTTGTTAAGCTAGTTTTTGGCGGGATGTTATTACACCGCATGCGCTCAGGCAGATAGTTTATCGCAGTGATGCGATAATTGCGTTTTATCGCACTACCGCTATAATTTGAAAATATCTCTCTACTGCGATAAATAAAATGAAAGTACGTACACCAATCGACGTAAGCGCCGTGATCCGCAGTGCGCGCAAAGCACGCGATCTCAACCAGCAGCAGCTTGCGGTCATATGCGGCACGACTCAATCCGCAATTTCCCGGCTGGAAAAAACCGGCATCTGTCATATTGAGACACTTCTTCGCGCCTGTGCCGCTCTGCATCTGCAACTGGATATCAGCCCGTTACCCCAGCATAACAGCGGCGCTGACGAAGGAGGATGGTAATGGCTATCCGCCGACTGTACTGCTTTATGAATGATGAACCGGTGGGCGAGCTGAGTCGGCACAATGGCAAACAGTCTTTTCGTTACGACCATCGCTGGCTGGCCTCGCCCCGGGGGCGTGCACTCTCAGTCAGCCTTCCGCTAACCGATGAGATCCGCAGCGGTGATGTGGTCGATGCCTGGTTTGAAAACCTGCTGCCAGACAACGACACCATCCGGCAGGCCATCGTCGATCGCCTGGGTGCTGCCAGCAGTAAACCCTTTGACCTGCTGACAGTACTTGGACGTGACTGCGTGGGCGCGCTGACGCTGCAAAGCAATAGCGAGCCCTCAACCTCAGCAGCGATGGCAACGCAGCCACTCGAAGAAAGCGAGATTGAACAGCTGATTAATGATACCCGGCTGCATAATATTCTCGGTATGCGTGCCGGAGATCCATTCCGCCTCTCCCTTGCCGGAGCCCAGGAGAAAACCGCGCTGACATGGTGGCAGCAACGCTGGCAAAAACCCCTTGGCCGCACACCGACCACCCATATTTTCAAGCCGCCGATCTCTCCTCGCCGTGGTGACCCTCTTGATCTCTCATCAAGTGTGGATAATGAGTGGTTCTGCCTGCGTTATCTGACCGCGCTGGGCCTGCCAGCTGCAGAGGCAGAGATTGCCCGTTTTGGTGCACAAAAAGTACTGATTGTTAAACGTTTCGACCGGCGCATTATCGGAGAACGCATTTACCGGCTGCCGCAGGAAGATTTCTGCCAGGCGCTGGGGAAAGCCAGCGGCAGCAAGTATGAGTCACACGGAGGCCCGGATGCCAGAGCGATTGCTGGCGTACTGCGCTATGCGCTCGATCCGGAAAAGGATCTGGAGATCTTCTTTAAAACACAGTTTGTTTTCTGGCTGCTGGCGGCCATTGATGGGCATGCCAAAAACTTCAGCCTCCATCATCTGCCACAGGGCTACAGCCTGACGCCGCTGTACGATGTGATGTCAACCTATCCCTATTTTGGTCAGGGTGATATTCAGCCGCAAAAAATTCAGATGGCGATGTCAGTACGCGGAAAATCGGGCAAACATTATCGCTGGCAGAGCATTCTGCCACGTCACTGGATGACCCATGCCCGCCACCAGGGTATCAGTCAGCAGCTGGCACATCAGTGGATTGATGAGGTGATTATCCGCACGCCGGAAAGTCTGAGCATCGCGCTCAGAGATGCACCGGACGAGTTCGATCGCCAGACAGGTGAAGCTATTTGCAGGGGGACGCTCGACACCCTGTCAAAATATCAGCGACTGAACGGCGCGGGCTAAAAACGCATTGACCTTGTGCAACAACACGCTAAGGTTATTCTCACATCAACAGCCAAACAGCAGGAATATCCCTGAGGAGTGACAAATGGCGACAGAATACGCAACCCTCGCCGGAGGCTGCTTCTGGTGTACCGAAGCAGTTTTTAAACAGATTAACGGCGTGGAGTCACTGGAAAGCGGCTATATCGGCGGCCATACTGAGAACCCGACTTATAAGCAGGTGTGTAACGGTGATACCGGGCATGCAGAAGCAATCCGCATTGCTTTTGATCCGGAAAAAATCAGCTATGGTGACCTGCTGGATATCAGCTTCGCCACCCACGATCCCACTCAGCTGAACCGGCAGGGTAATGATATCGGCACGCAGTACCGTTCAGCTATTT is a genomic window of Erwinia sorbitola containing:
- a CDS encoding DUF1345 domain-containing protein, whose protein sequence is MSLSLHHHLLARSRLLISIAAGVACFLALPAQFGLLQRLLTGWNVLAYFYLFFLWFRMLRTAAKDIPHIARTQDESATLVLSLVTIGCLVSILAILMELTSLKELSGAPRVLHLLLTATTLIASWALLPTSFAMHYAHHHYLHQTKEVTPMIFPEKPDEPGYWDFLYFSFTIAVAAQTADVATGSTYMRQIALLQSVISFVFNLAILGLSVNVGAGLLS
- a CDS encoding helix-turn-helix domain-containing protein, whose protein sequence is MKVRTPIDVSAVIRSARKARDLNQQQLAVICGTTQSAISRLEKTGICHIETLLRACAALHLQLDISPLPQHNSGADEGGW
- a CDS encoding type II toxin-antitoxin system HipA family toxin; the encoded protein is MAIRRLYCFMNDEPVGELSRHNGKQSFRYDHRWLASPRGRALSVSLPLTDEIRSGDVVDAWFENLLPDNDTIRQAIVDRLGAASSKPFDLLTVLGRDCVGALTLQSNSEPSTSAAMATQPLEESEIEQLINDTRLHNILGMRAGDPFRLSLAGAQEKTALTWWQQRWQKPLGRTPTTHIFKPPISPRRGDPLDLSSSVDNEWFCLRYLTALGLPAAEAEIARFGAQKVLIVKRFDRRIIGERIYRLPQEDFCQALGKASGSKYESHGGPDARAIAGVLRYALDPEKDLEIFFKTQFVFWLLAAIDGHAKNFSLHHLPQGYSLTPLYDVMSTYPYFGQGDIQPQKIQMAMSVRGKSGKHYRWQSILPRHWMTHARHQGISQQLAHQWIDEVIIRTPESLSIALRDAPDEFDRQTGEAICRGTLDTLSKYQRLNGAG
- the msrA gene encoding peptide-methionine (S)-S-oxide reductase MsrA, translated to MATEYATLAGGCFWCTEAVFKQINGVESLESGYIGGHTENPTYKQVCNGDTGHAEAIRIAFDPEKISYGDLLDISFATHDPTQLNRQGNDIGTQYRSAIFPANASQEAEARAAIARAQSEHNDPVVTTIEANATWYPAEDYHQDYWAGEGQENRYCLAVIPPKLQKLRKRFAAKTVTG